In Hahella sp. KA22, one genomic interval encodes:
- the fabR gene encoding HTH-type transcriptional repressor FabR codes for MNQEQKLESVATRTPQGRKAVISREDVISAALKLAGPHRSVSTLSLREVAREAGIAPNSFYRHFRDIDELAVALIERAGTSLRKIIGEARNRARSDTSVVRSSVEAFVEQLSADEKFLHILLREGNVGSDAFKYAVERQLCFFEEELCVDLVRLAKSKGTGIMQPELVSKAITRLVFAVAATALDLPFEKHAEISDQLERMIRMIIVGSQVLAEIEPNPAVVATELASVRASLERPEL; via the coding sequence GGAGCAGAAACTTGAGTCTGTCGCAACCAGAACGCCACAGGGACGTAAGGCGGTTATCTCGCGGGAAGATGTAATTTCAGCTGCATTGAAGCTGGCCGGGCCGCATCGCAGCGTGTCCACGTTAAGTCTGCGTGAAGTCGCCCGGGAAGCGGGCATTGCGCCCAACAGTTTTTACCGGCATTTCAGAGATATTGATGAATTGGCGGTGGCTCTTATAGAACGCGCCGGAACCTCTCTCAGGAAAATCATTGGCGAAGCCCGCAATCGCGCGCGCTCGGACACCAGTGTGGTGCGCTCTTCCGTCGAGGCCTTTGTCGAACAGCTAAGCGCCGATGAAAAATTTCTACATATCCTGCTCCGAGAAGGCAATGTCGGCTCAGATGCATTTAAATACGCGGTAGAACGCCAACTGTGCTTCTTTGAAGAAGAGCTTTGCGTAGACTTGGTGCGCCTCGCCAAATCCAAAGGCACGGGCATTATGCAGCCGGAGCTGGTGTCCAAGGCGATCACCCGGTTGGTGTTCGCAGTGGCCGCCACCGCACTGGATCTCCCTTTCGAAAAGCATGCCGAGATCAGCGATCAACTGGAGCGTATGATCCGGATGATTATCGTCGGGTCTCAGGTTTTGGCGGAAATCGAACCGAATCCCGCCGTCGTCGCCACGGAATTGGCGAGCGTGAGGGCGTCTCTGGAGCGTCCTGAACTCTGA